The following is a genomic window from Halichoerus grypus chromosome 5, mHalGry1.hap1.1, whole genome shotgun sequence.
GACACCTCCCCAACACTCATTTAGGCACGCTAAAGGGAATGAAGTTAATAGAGTAATTCTTAAACTCTTCCTTCCCTAATTTAGTCAGTCTTCGTAACAAAGCTGCACCATTTGAGTGCTTTGATTTGGACTGTGTTGCTTAGTCCCATGGATTTCATATCTCAAATCCATCCACTTCCCACTGCCACCACCCTAGTCCAAGCTACTGCCATATCCTCCCTGGCCAACCACAGAAGCCTCCTCccaggtctccctgcttctaccctGGCCCCACTCCGGTCGATTTTCCACACTGCAGCTGGAGTGATTTTGGAAACAGCACTGTGTCCTTCACTCTAAAATAACCAATGCCCTGTGTACAACTGCTTATTAGACAACAGCCAATGAGACCAGTCACAGAAACCCTCATTTTGCAAGTAAGGAACTACAAGGCCAAAAGAATATTGGAACCACGTGCCCAAGGTAAGACAAGACTGAGGTCAGAATTCATTGTACAGGCCTCATCTCAATAAGCCATACTGCTTCTCCCAGATATGTAGTTCGTTCTCAATGTGTTAACGGAAGACAAACAAGATGACTTGTACTGATCTAGAGCCTGCTTTCAGGGacacaaaatactaaaataggtTGCCAGGAGAAAGGAGGGGTGAGAACCCTGCCTAAACTTATGTATTAAGGGTCACTCACATGTAGATCCTTGTGTCTCAGGATCCACCTTCTCTAGCCAACTAGAGGACAGGGGCGGCATTCCAAATCCAACACTATATGATCCACGTGGGGAGCATAGGATTTCACTGGTTGGATGTGCAGGATTTGTGTCTTCCATGGTGTCCCGTGCACCTGCTGAAGAAGGGTGGCAATACGAGTTTCTGCAGATTCCGCCCACCTCTGCCACTCTGGTTTGGTGGCTGCTGACAGCGTTCTTCTCCTAGAATCCCTGGTTGCTCCGTTTGTACATTGGTTGGTGATAATTTGCTGAGGATAAGGCCGATGCTCCTTCTCCATTTCACTGCTTCCAGGAGGCTGGAGATTCTTGCCTGGGTAAGATTCCACATTTTGGTGGATATGCAAAATGCCCCCTGCATCCCGTCTTAGCACTTGGCAGGCAATGGGCCAGCCTTCTTCAGAACTGGGAATCAGTCCCAGGTTCACCCTGTCTGCAGTGTTAGAGAGCTTCAGTTTTCTGTTATCCCCAAAGTGTATTTGGCACCGATCTGCCACTCCATTGATATCAAGGTTCTTTCTCAGAGCAACTACAGCATGGGGGTTCCACTCACAGGCATGGACGAAGGTGGCACCAGCATGGACTAGGAAGGGCAATGTAAAATAACCAATCCCTGCGTAGAGATCCACCAGCACTTCTCCAGCACAGGGCAGCGATGCCACTCGAAGCTTCTCAGTGATGTTTCCGAAGGAGAACATGCACTGGGTCACGTCAAACTTATATCGGATCCCATTATCCACATGCTCTACCCAGCCATGGTCGCCCAGCAGCAGAGTCACTGCCGGTGTTCGAGTGCCATCTGGTGATACCCGCCCTCGTTTGGCCACACGATGGACGCCAAGTGCAGACGCAACAGTCTCCCAGAGTTCTGGTTCCAGATTTTTCCATCGCTTGGCTTGGAAACAGTCCTCACTCAGCAACAAGAGGTCACCATGTCGTTGCCAAGATCTGGGCAAATCAGCCTCCAACTCAGGTGACCACATCACTCCCCGGCCCTCTACCCAGCGACTCACTTCAAGACACAGCCTTTGGGCAGGTGAACAGCCCCGGGCCTTCCTTGAGGGAAGAGGATCCAGGAGCTGCGTTACTATACAGGTGCCGCCTGGAGCCACACGATCCCTCAGCTCTCGAAGGTGCTGCTCAGGGAGAGTCTCTCCCAGCACGGGCAGCGCCACCGTGCCATCCGGCATCTTTTCTACACGGTGCCGTCTATCCAGGAGTTTCTGCTTCTCGAGATATTCCCTGTATCGCTGGGTAAACCGAGGCTCAGTCACAACCGCGACAACAGCCGCAGgcttcccaccttccctttccATGTTGCTGGCCCCACATTCTCTCGGATTCCCTCCGTGAGACTCTCAGACTCCACTCACCCGGCTCGGCATTATCGTCCGCGGAGGCAGGAGGAGCGGCGCGCACGCCCGGGAGCCGGTGTCGG
Proteins encoded in this region:
- the TYW2 gene encoding tRNA wybutosine-synthesizing protein 2 homolog is translated as MEREGGKPAAVVAVVTEPRFTQRYREYLEKQKLLDRRHRVEKMPDGTVALPVLGETLPEQHLRELRDRVAPGGTCIVTQLLDPLPSRKARGCSPAQRLCLEVSRWVEGRGVMWSPELEADLPRSWQRHGDLLLLSEDCFQAKRWKNLEPELWETVASALGVHRVAKRGRVSPDGTRTPAVTLLLGDHGWVEHVDNGIRYKFDVTQCMFSFGNITEKLRVASLPCAGEVLVDLYAGIGYFTLPFLVHAGATFVHACEWNPHAVVALRKNLDINGVADRCQIHFGDNRKLKLSNTADRVNLGLIPSSEEGWPIACQVLRRDAGGILHIHQNVESYPGKNLQPPGSSEMEKEHRPYPQQIITNQCTNGATRDSRRRTLSAATKPEWQRWAESAETRIATLLQQVHGTPWKTQILHIQPVKSYAPHVDHIVLDLECRPCPLVG